The proteins below come from a single Kosakonia sp. SMBL-WEM22 genomic window:
- a CDS encoding DHA2 family efflux MFS transporter permease subunit, whose product MQDKSAFTPPSLLLATIALSLATFMQVLDTTIANVALPTIAGNLGVSADQGTWVITSFAVCNAIALPLTGWFTRRFGQLRLFVGSVALFTLSSFLCGFAHSMTELIVFRALQGFFAGPMFPMCQTLLLVIFPTSKRSMALALLSMVTVVAPIVGPITGGWITDNYAWPWIFYINVPIGIFAAIVVWMQLREREETTTTSPIDYIGIALLVLGVGLLQVVLDKGNDLDWFASNEIIVMSVLSAIALVSFVIWELGEQHPIVNLRLFKDRNFAIGTATLTLGYAAFFAINIILPQWLQTQMGYTAIWAGLAAAPMGFLPLLLTPFIGRYAHKVDLRILATLSFLTMGASCLLRAQFNTEVDFRTIAEVQMFMGIGVAFFFMPITTIVLSNLHGQAVAEGSGLATFFRVLGGSFASSLTTWIWSRREIYHHATLSESVSQWNPAATDYLHKMGGATQQQLAAVDKTLEQQAYMLSTIDYFWLLGWLFLALMIVIWFARPPFVRSGAPGAPSAGH is encoded by the coding sequence ATGCAAGATAAATCGGCATTTACGCCGCCCAGTCTGCTGCTGGCGACGATTGCGCTGTCGCTGGCGACCTTTATGCAGGTGCTGGATACCACCATCGCCAACGTGGCGCTGCCGACCATTGCGGGCAATCTCGGCGTCAGCGCCGATCAGGGCACCTGGGTCATCACCTCGTTTGCGGTGTGTAACGCCATTGCGCTGCCGCTCACCGGCTGGTTTACGCGCCGCTTCGGGCAGCTGCGGCTGTTTGTCGGCTCGGTGGCGCTCTTTACGCTCTCCTCCTTTCTGTGCGGTTTTGCTCACAGCATGACGGAGCTGATCGTCTTTCGCGCGCTGCAGGGCTTCTTCGCCGGCCCGATGTTTCCGATGTGCCAGACGCTGCTGCTGGTGATTTTCCCCACCAGCAAACGCAGCATGGCGCTGGCGCTGCTCTCGATGGTGACGGTGGTGGCACCGATTGTCGGGCCGATCACCGGCGGCTGGATCACTGATAACTACGCCTGGCCGTGGATCTTCTACATCAACGTGCCGATAGGGATCTTCGCAGCGATCGTCGTCTGGATGCAGCTGCGCGAGCGGGAAGAGACCACCACCACCTCGCCGATCGATTACATCGGTATTGCGCTGCTGGTGCTCGGGGTCGGCCTGCTACAGGTGGTGCTGGATAAGGGCAACGATCTTGACTGGTTCGCATCGAATGAAATTATCGTCATGTCGGTGCTCTCGGCGATTGCGCTGGTGTCGTTTGTGATCTGGGAGCTGGGCGAACAGCATCCGATTGTTAACCTGCGGCTGTTTAAGGATCGCAACTTCGCCATCGGCACCGCGACGCTGACCCTCGGCTATGCGGCCTTTTTTGCTATCAACATTATTTTGCCGCAGTGGCTACAAACCCAGATGGGCTACACCGCCATCTGGGCCGGGCTGGCAGCCGCGCCGATGGGTTTTCTGCCGCTGCTGCTGACGCCGTTTATTGGGCGTTACGCCCACAAAGTTGACCTGCGTATCCTGGCAACGCTGTCGTTTCTCACCATGGGTGCTTCCTGCCTGCTGCGCGCGCAGTTCAATACCGAGGTCGATTTCCGCACCATTGCCGAAGTGCAGATGTTTATGGGCATTGGCGTTGCCTTCTTCTTTATGCCCATCACCACCATTGTGCTCTCCAACCTGCACGGCCAGGCGGTGGCGGAAGGCTCTGGCCTGGCAACCTTTTTCCGCGTGCTGGGTGGCTCGTTTGCCTCCTCGCTCACGACCTGGATCTGGTCGCGGCGGGAGATTTACCACCACGCTACCCTCAGCGAAAGCGTCTCGCAGTGGAACCCGGCAGCGACGGATTATCTGCACAAAATGGGCGGCGCGACGCAGCAGCAGCTGGCGGCGGTGGATAAAACCCTCGAGCAGCAGGCCTATATGCTCTCGACCATTGACTACTTCTGGCTGCTGGGCTGGCTCTTTTTAGCATTGATGATTGTTATCTGGTTTGCCCGCCCGCCGTTTGTGCGCAGCGGCGCGCCCGGTGCGCCCTCGGCTGGACATTAA
- a CDS encoding efflux RND transporter periplasmic adaptor subunit codes for MTDSSIQPARAPSKRKRNFAILFVLLVIIAAGCLAWYLLYARYYETTDDAYVSANQVTLTPQIGGTVTQVAVDEGDFVQKGQPLVLLDPADTEIALQQAQANLASTVRQVRGLYSTADNYRAQVAAKKVALQTAQSDYARRQKIFATGAVTAEDLAHYRDNVTSAKSDLIAAQQALNTNLAMVDDTVIDSHPEIKSAIATLRQRFLDNARSTIVAPVSGYVAKRAVQLGMRVDSGTTLLSIVPLDQVWVDANFKESQMSTMRLGQKVTLTADLYGDDVEYHGTIASLGIGTGSAFSLLPAQNASGNWIKIVQRLPVRITLDPHDMQKHPLRVGLSMAARVDIRDTEGHLLPQQSVAQPRFATDVYQNALDKADALVAKILHDNAQPVAAR; via the coding sequence ATGACCGATTCATCTATCCAGCCTGCACGCGCGCCGAGCAAACGTAAGCGCAACTTCGCCATTCTGTTTGTGCTGCTGGTGATTATCGCCGCTGGCTGCCTGGCGTGGTATCTGCTCTATGCCCGCTACTACGAAACCACTGATGACGCCTATGTCAGCGCCAACCAGGTGACGCTGACGCCGCAAATTGGCGGCACCGTTACCCAGGTCGCCGTCGATGAGGGCGACTTTGTACAAAAAGGGCAGCCGCTGGTGCTGCTCGACCCGGCCGATACCGAGATTGCGCTGCAACAGGCGCAGGCTAACCTTGCCAGCACCGTGCGCCAGGTGCGTGGGCTTTACAGCACTGCGGATAACTACCGTGCGCAGGTGGCGGCGAAAAAAGTGGCGCTACAAACGGCGCAGAGTGACTACGCGCGTCGGCAGAAGATTTTCGCCACCGGTGCGGTCACCGCTGAGGATTTGGCTCATTATCGTGACAACGTCACTAGTGCGAAAAGTGACCTGATTGCCGCGCAGCAGGCGCTCAACACCAATCTGGCGATGGTTGATGACACCGTAATCGACTCTCACCCGGAGATCAAAAGTGCTATCGCCACCCTGCGTCAGCGCTTTCTCGATAACGCCCGCAGCACGATTGTGGCGCCGGTCAGCGGCTATGTGGCGAAGCGCGCGGTGCAGCTTGGTATGCGCGTCGATTCCGGCACCACGCTGCTGTCGATTGTGCCGCTCGATCAGGTCTGGGTGGATGCCAACTTCAAAGAGAGCCAGATGAGCACCATGCGCCTTGGTCAGAAAGTGACGTTGACTGCCGATCTCTATGGCGATGACGTGGAGTATCACGGCACGATTGCGAGCCTCGGTATTGGTACTGGCAGCGCTTTCTCCCTGCTGCCCGCGCAGAACGCCAGCGGTAACTGGATCAAGATTGTCCAGCGTCTGCCGGTGCGCATTACCCTCGACCCCCATGATATGCAGAAGCATCCGCTGCGTGTCGGTTTGTCGATGGCCGCCCGCGTCGATATTCGCGATACCGAAGGGCACCTGCTGCCGCAGCAGAGCGTCGCGCAGCCGCGTTTCGCAACAGATGTCTACCAGAACGCGCTGGATAAGGCCGACGCGCTGGTGGCGAAGATCCTTCATGATAACGCTCAGCCGGTAGCCGCCCGCTAA
- a CDS encoding MarR family transcriptional regulator, whose translation MTNSADNTNPNLHLGLLIHLTNQFKDQLISHYFSPADITAAQFKVLISIYKGFTSPVEVSKNLLMDAGAMSRMLERMVKRDLVLRTTNPDDKRQVILVLTEKGRGICDRFQNEALASILASLTERLSEAETQQLVTLLIKMLPDGATQPYR comes from the coding sequence ATGACAAACTCTGCGGATAACACTAACCCAAACCTGCACCTCGGCTTGCTGATCCATCTGACAAACCAGTTTAAAGACCAGCTTATTAGCCACTACTTCTCACCGGCGGATATTACCGCCGCACAGTTTAAAGTGCTGATTAGCATCTATAAGGGCTTTACCAGCCCGGTTGAGGTAAGCAAAAATCTGCTGATGGATGCAGGTGCCATGAGCCGCATGCTTGAGCGCATGGTAAAGCGCGATCTGGTGTTGCGCACCACCAATCCTGACGATAAACGGCAGGTGATCCTGGTACTTACAGAGAAGGGGCGGGGAATCTGCGATCGCTTCCAGAATGAGGCGCTGGCGTCCATCCTCGCCTCACTCACCGAGCGCCTCAGCGAGGCGGAAACGCAACAGCTGGTGACGCTGCTGATCAAAATGCTGCCTGACGGCGCAACCCAACCCTATCGCTAA
- a CDS encoding MFS transporter has product MEHTTSQPYHGAEQKVPARRTAKIMLSAGVGHFIEWFDFGLYGTLAAIIASNFFVSDDPAIGLLKSFAVFGSGFLMRPLGGLFFGSMGDRQGRRKVLVTVIVITSISTFVMGILPTFQQAGIIAPILLVLTRLVQGFAAGGESSGVITYLAESAPPHRRATLTCWSENFSFMAFVCGSGLVLLLTHTLGEATMNDWGWRIPFLLAAPLGLGGLYMRRNMEDSAEFHKLKASGKIEASPLRKTLSTSMTALLFCTGFVVVKAVSSWVLQSFMPGYLSTHLHYSRTDAYLITTLGLLSVAVCMPLTGYLSDRWGRRPLMLMGCGGFILFTWPAMLLMSQGSVGASIAAMSLLGFFVAMFNGGCGAAMVELFPTAIRYGSIAIAYNLTVAVFGGVTPFASAGLITLTGDPLSPAWYVMGTALISFIVVWIAKETAGKVLD; this is encoded by the coding sequence ATGGAGCACACCACCTCACAGCCCTACCACGGCGCAGAGCAGAAAGTGCCCGCCCGCCGCACCGCCAAAATCATGCTCTCGGCGGGCGTCGGGCACTTTATCGAATGGTTCGACTTCGGCCTTTACGGCACGCTGGCAGCGATCATCGCCAGCAACTTTTTTGTCAGCGACGACCCGGCGATCGGCCTGCTGAAATCCTTCGCCGTCTTCGGCTCCGGCTTCTTAATGCGCCCGCTCGGCGGCCTCTTCTTCGGCTCGATGGGCGACCGCCAGGGGCGGCGCAAAGTGCTGGTGACGGTGATTGTCATCACCTCCATCTCCACCTTTGTGATGGGCATCTTGCCCACCTTCCAGCAGGCGGGGATCATTGCGCCGATCCTGTTGGTGCTCACCCGCCTGGTGCAGGGCTTCGCCGCCGGGGGCGAAAGCTCCGGGGTGATTACCTACCTCGCCGAAAGCGCGCCGCCGCACCGCCGCGCGACGCTCACCTGCTGGAGCGAAAACTTCAGCTTTATGGCCTTTGTCTGCGGCTCCGGGCTGGTGCTGCTGCTCACCCATACCCTCGGCGAAGCAACGATGAACGACTGGGGCTGGCGCATCCCCTTCCTGCTTGCCGCCCCGCTTGGCCTCGGCGGGCTCTATATGCGCCGCAATATGGAAGACTCCGCCGAGTTCCATAAGCTAAAAGCCAGCGGCAAAATCGAAGCCTCGCCGCTGCGCAAAACCCTCTCCACCTCAATGACCGCCCTGCTGTTTTGCACCGGCTTTGTGGTGGTGAAAGCGGTAAGCAGTTGGGTGCTGCAATCGTTTATGCCGGGTTATCTCTCCACCCACCTGCACTACAGCCGCACGGACGCCTACCTCATCACGACCCTGGGGCTGTTGAGTGTGGCGGTCTGTATGCCACTGACCGGCTATCTCTCGGACCGCTGGGGCCGTCGCCCGCTAATGTTAATGGGCTGCGGTGGTTTCATTCTTTTCACCTGGCCGGCAATGCTGCTGATGAGCCAGGGGTCGGTGGGCGCCTCGATTGCCGCCATGAGCCTGCTCGGCTTCTTTGTCGCCATGTTTAACGGCGGCTGCGGCGCGGCGATGGTTGAGCTCTTCCCAACCGCCATCCGCTACGGCAGCATCGCGATTGCTTACAACCTCACCGTTGCGGTGTTTGGCGGCGTGACGCCGTTCGCCTCGGCGGGGCTTATTACCCTTACCGGCGACCCGCTCTCCCCGGCGTGGTACGTGATGGGCACTGCGCTTATCTCCTTTATTGTCGTGTGGATCGCCAAAGAGACCGCCGGCAAAGTTCTCGATTAA
- a CDS encoding mandelate racemase/muconate lactonizing enzyme family protein: MKISRIDCFPLKITTPQAYLGGEVKASDSDYYYRPEYRCVYSRKMETCLVKITTDSGHVGWGEALAPVVPQVIAELITHLFAPLLTGQSPFASQVLNARMYDAMRDRGHITGYHIDALAAVDIALWDLKGQILNQPVYQLLGGAFRDQIPCYVSGLPEPDLPARCALALRWQQKGFNAIKLALGYGVQQDIENVRAIRDALGPQASLFLDAHWNYSVAQAAELANALHPLGVGFLEAPLLPEDIAGHRELRAKSPLPIALGETERTRYQFKPFIEQRAMDIVQPDVGRTGITELMHIASLAQTWNLQVAPHLSVGLGPCIAASIHVAAALPNLFMLEYQPPVFELANQLLDTPLVCEAGHYTLPQGAGLGIAVNEARVRESVMGVTC, translated from the coding sequence ATGAAGATCAGCCGTATCGACTGTTTTCCGCTCAAAATCACCACGCCGCAGGCCTATCTCGGCGGCGAGGTCAAGGCGAGCGACAGCGATTATTACTACCGCCCGGAGTACCGCTGCGTCTATTCGCGCAAGATGGAGACTTGTCTGGTCAAAATCACCACCGACAGCGGTCATGTCGGTTGGGGCGAAGCCCTCGCTCCCGTCGTGCCGCAAGTGATCGCCGAGTTAATTACGCACCTCTTTGCGCCGCTGTTAACCGGCCAGTCGCCCTTTGCCAGCCAGGTACTGAATGCGCGGATGTATGACGCGATGCGCGATCGCGGCCATATCACCGGGTATCACATCGACGCGCTGGCAGCGGTGGATATTGCCCTGTGGGATCTAAAAGGCCAGATCCTCAACCAGCCGGTTTACCAGCTGCTCGGCGGCGCATTCCGCGATCAGATCCCCTGCTATGTCTCCGGCCTGCCGGAGCCGGATCTCCCGGCGCGCTGTGCGCTGGCGTTGCGCTGGCAGCAGAAAGGCTTCAACGCCATCAAGCTGGCGCTGGGCTACGGCGTGCAGCAGGACATTGAGAATGTGCGCGCCATTCGTGACGCCCTCGGCCCGCAAGCTAGCCTCTTTCTTGATGCCCACTGGAACTACAGCGTGGCGCAGGCGGCTGAGCTGGCCAACGCGCTGCATCCCCTTGGCGTCGGTTTTCTTGAAGCGCCGCTGTTGCCGGAGGATATTGCCGGGCACCGCGAGCTGCGGGCGAAAAGCCCGCTGCCGATTGCGCTGGGCGAAACGGAGCGCACCCGCTACCAGTTCAAGCCCTTTATTGAACAGCGGGCGATGGACATTGTGCAGCCGGATGTCGGACGCACCGGCATTACCGAGCTGATGCATATCGCCTCCCTTGCGCAGACGTGGAATTTGCAGGTTGCGCCGCATCTGAGCGTCGGCCTCGGGCCGTGTATTGCCGCGTCGATCCACGTTGCCGCCGCGCTGCCCAATCTTTTCATGCTGGAGTATCAGCCACCGGTATTCGAGCTTGCCAACCAGTTGCTCGATACGCCGCTGGTGTGTGAAGCGGGTCACTACACGCTGCCGCAAGGTGCAGGTCTGGGAATTGCAGTCAATGAAGCGCGGGTGCGCGAATCGGTAATGGGGGTCACATGTTAA
- a CDS encoding dihydrodipicolinate synthase family protein — protein sequence MLKGNVPILATAFDEQGAVDFGSIEKLVKFLLAQGIDGLALFGNASEGYALTTGEKEALFACVKRLTGALPLIAAAGGASAVVAIEDIQRVQRWGAQVAMVNPPSVVKPGPQEIYTFWRDICSACDIDIMVQDAPLMTGVNIPVPTLVKLCEDFPSIKYIKVEQPPTTLKITALKQALGDRVGLFGGLNGGFLYEELRRGIVGTMPACEFPEVINAILHAWQHDKQEAQAIFYRYLPFLRYGVQPGLGVAIHKTVLHQAGIFATDVVREPAKGLDEATRDELRDLIRALPLAVLEASR from the coding sequence ATGTTAAAGGGTAATGTGCCAATTCTGGCGACGGCGTTTGATGAGCAGGGTGCGGTGGACTTTGGCTCCATCGAGAAGTTAGTGAAATTTCTGCTGGCCCAGGGGATCGACGGGCTGGCGCTGTTTGGCAATGCGTCGGAAGGTTATGCGCTAACGACCGGGGAAAAAGAGGCGCTGTTTGCCTGTGTGAAACGTCTGACCGGCGCGTTGCCCCTTATTGCTGCCGCGGGCGGTGCCTCGGCGGTGGTGGCGATTGAAGATATTCAGCGCGTGCAGCGCTGGGGGGCGCAGGTGGCGATGGTCAACCCGCCATCGGTGGTGAAACCGGGCCCGCAGGAGATCTACACCTTCTGGCGCGATATCTGCTCTGCCTGCGATATCGACATCATGGTGCAGGATGCGCCGCTGATGACCGGGGTGAACATCCCAGTGCCGACGCTGGTGAAGCTGTGTGAGGATTTTCCCTCCATCAAATACATCAAGGTGGAGCAACCGCCGACCACGCTGAAAATCACGGCGCTTAAGCAGGCGCTCGGCGATCGCGTCGGGCTGTTCGGCGGGCTGAATGGCGGTTTTCTCTATGAGGAGCTGCGCCGGGGCATTGTCGGCACCATGCCCGCCTGTGAATTCCCGGAGGTGATTAACGCCATCCTGCACGCCTGGCAGCACGACAAGCAGGAGGCGCAGGCCATTTTCTATCGCTACCTCCCCTTCCTGCGCTACGGCGTGCAGCCGGGGCTGGGTGTCGCCATCCACAAAACCGTGCTGCACCAGGCGGGCATTTTCGCCACCGATGTGGTGCGTGAACCGGCGAAAGGGCTCGATGAAGCAACGCGCGACGAACTGCGCGATCTCATCCGTGCCCTGCCGCTGGCGGTGCTGGAGGCGAGCCGATGA
- a CDS encoding 2-dehydro-3-deoxygalactonokinase, whose translation MNYIAVDWGSSNFRALSVRNGEVFRSVEAACGVGKCAREALPDILREQLLRLEEGWDERLPVLLCGMVGSNIGLADAGYLALPLSFAQLTAKGRPLPGILPNPVTLRPGICDRRVMEICRGEEMQLAGALTLTSSQTFAAVGTHSKWLTVNRAQQQVESLRTLMTGELWNLVLNHSIVGKGLPAQSASDEAFLRGVHTTRQIESGETTLVSELFRCRGHYILGDLDPAAAGAWLSGLLIAHEILQGHPRHEAVCFIGSRALLPRYALACEALDLPFTTLEAEQALIAGLNEVFRDAA comes from the coding sequence ATGAACTACATCGCGGTGGACTGGGGCAGCAGCAATTTTCGCGCCCTCAGCGTGCGTAACGGCGAAGTATTTCGCAGCGTTGAGGCCGCCTGCGGCGTGGGTAAATGCGCGCGAGAGGCACTGCCGGATATTCTGCGCGAACAGCTGCTGCGCCTCGAAGAGGGGTGGGATGAGAGATTGCCCGTGCTGTTATGCGGCATGGTCGGCAGCAATATCGGCCTTGCCGATGCGGGCTATCTGGCGCTGCCGCTCAGTTTTGCCCAGCTGACGGCAAAAGGACGCCCGCTGCCGGGCATTCTGCCCAACCCCGTCACCCTGCGTCCCGGTATTTGTGACCGGCGAGTGATGGAGATCTGCCGCGGAGAGGAGATGCAGCTTGCCGGAGCGCTGACCCTGACCAGCAGCCAGACCTTCGCCGCCGTCGGCACCCACAGCAAATGGCTGACGGTTAACCGCGCGCAGCAGCAGGTGGAGAGCCTGCGCACCCTGATGACCGGCGAGCTGTGGAACCTGGTGCTCAACCACTCGATTGTCGGCAAAGGGCTGCCAGCGCAGTCGGCTTCAGACGAGGCGTTTCTGCGCGGCGTGCACACCACCCGGCAGATTGAGTCCGGCGAGACGACGCTGGTGAGCGAGCTGTTTCGCTGTCGCGGGCACTATATTCTCGGCGATCTTGACCCGGCCGCAGCGGGCGCATGGCTGTCGGGTTTACTTATCGCCCATGAGATCCTCCAGGGTCACCCGCGCCATGAGGCAGTCTGCTTTATTGGCAGCCGCGCGTTGCTGCCGCGCTATGCCCTCGCCTGCGAGGCGCTCGATCTCCCCTTCACCACTCTTGAGGCGGAGCAGGCGCTGATCGCCGGGCTGAATGAGGTATTCCGGGATGCAGCCTGA
- a CDS encoding 2-dehydro-3-deoxyphosphogluconate aldolase: MQPEQIVAILRGIAPTECIEQVACLRDHGITTIEITTNSPQWQSSITRVASVFGDAVTLGAGTVLTVPQVAACRAAGAQFILTPNLDARVVEAAQQQGLRVCAGVFSSSEIFRACELEVDVLKIFPASALPLNFPQMIKGPLSKTVPFSAVGGVDISNAAAYLAHYDSVGIGSSLYKPGQTAAVTAQRCQQLLNRRE, encoded by the coding sequence ATGCAGCCTGAGCAGATTGTCGCCATCCTGCGCGGGATCGCGCCCACAGAGTGCATCGAACAGGTCGCCTGCCTGCGCGATCACGGCATCACCACCATTGAGATCACCACCAACTCGCCGCAGTGGCAGAGCAGCATTACGCGGGTAGCCTCGGTGTTTGGCGACGCCGTCACGCTTGGCGCAGGCACCGTGTTGACCGTGCCGCAGGTGGCCGCGTGCCGCGCGGCCGGGGCACAGTTTATCCTGACGCCAAACCTTGACGCGCGCGTGGTTGAGGCGGCACAGCAGCAGGGACTGCGTGTCTGCGCCGGGGTGTTTAGCAGCAGTGAAATTTTTCGCGCCTGCGAGCTTGAGGTGGATGTACTGAAGATCTTCCCCGCCTCGGCGCTGCCGCTGAACTTTCCGCAGATGATCAAAGGTCCGCTCTCGAAGACAGTGCCCTTCTCTGCCGTTGGCGGTGTCGATATCAGTAACGCGGCGGCTTATCTCGCCCACTACGACAGCGTGGGAATTGGCTCATCGCTCTATAAACCGGGGCAGACGGCGGCGGTGACCGCGCAGCGCTGCCAGCAGTTACTAAACAGGAGGGAGTGA
- a CDS encoding helix-turn-helix domain-containing protein, which produces MTKLNSTVFDAFRCLNLLATGNRAFGIREIGRELALDSAKVTRLMQTLLALEMVQQDAKRKYRLGMGIHRLSASAIHHSAFYTAALEMLEETGSHNVSIVIGVLSGNQVVYLLHTRGGKSIARAIGNYESWPVRDSVIGIKLLATLSDEEIINRIGIHDYHLLQQDIEQARQHQVFGKAWAPGDYRLACIIPGMQAAIALSNIGGDKVNIDTLRQFLISAARKISGESLPPV; this is translated from the coding sequence ATGACGAAATTAAACAGTACAGTATTTGACGCGTTTCGCTGTCTGAATCTACTGGCGACCGGCAATCGCGCGTTTGGTATTCGTGAGATTGGCCGCGAGCTGGCGCTGGACTCGGCGAAAGTGACGCGCCTGATGCAAACCTTACTGGCATTAGAGATGGTACAGCAGGATGCGAAGCGCAAATATCGCCTCGGCATGGGTATCCACCGCTTGTCCGCCAGCGCCATTCATCACTCCGCCTTTTATACCGCCGCGCTGGAGATGCTGGAGGAGACCGGCAGCCATAACGTATCGATTGTGATTGGTGTGCTCAGTGGCAACCAGGTGGTCTACCTGCTGCATACGCGCGGCGGCAAAAGTATCGCCCGCGCGATTGGCAATTATGAATCGTGGCCGGTGCGCGATTCGGTGATTGGCATCAAGCTGCTCGCCACCCTCAGCGATGAGGAGATCATCAACCGTATCGGCATCCACGATTACCATCTTTTACAGCAGGATATTGAGCAGGCGCGCCAGCACCAGGTGTTTGGCAAGGCGTGGGCGCCAGGGGATTACCGGCTGGCCTGCATCATTCCGGGCATGCAGGCAGCGATTGCGCTCTCCAACATCGGGGGTGACAAAGTCAATATCGACACCCTGCGCCAGTTTCTCATCTCCGCCGCGCGCAAGATCAGCGGTGAATCACTCCCTCCTGTTTAG
- a CDS encoding DUF892 family protein, translated as MTPQENYHDWLRDAHAMEKQAESMLKSMSERIDNYPDLRSRIAQHLTETQGQIQLLEEVMDRNNINRSVMKDATSKMAAMGQAFGGMFAPDEVVKGSISSYVFEQFEIACYTSLITAAEKAGDIASVDIFKRILAEEVAMAEWALNHIPDVTAQFLLRSDADGVEAKK; from the coding sequence ATGACACCTCAAGAAAACTATCATGACTGGTTACGTGATGCCCACGCGATGGAAAAACAGGCTGAGTCGATGCTGAAGTCCATGAGCGAGCGTATCGATAACTACCCGGATCTGCGTTCCCGTATTGCCCAGCATTTAACCGAAACGCAGGGCCAGATTCAATTACTTGAAGAAGTGATGGATCGCAATAATATTAATCGTTCGGTAATGAAAGATGCCACCAGCAAAATGGCAGCGATGGGCCAGGCCTTTGGCGGTATGTTCGCACCGGATGAAGTGGTAAAAGGTTCGATTAGCAGCTACGTCTTTGAGCAATTTGAAATTGCTTGTTATACCTCCCTTATCACCGCAGCAGAAAAAGCCGGCGATATTGCCAGCGTAGATATTTTCAAACGCATTCTCGCCGAAGAAGTGGCGATGGCTGAATGGGCGCTGAATCATATTCCGGACGTTACTGCGCAATTCTTGCTACGCAGCGATGCGGATGGCGTAGAAGCGAAAAAATAA
- a CDS encoding manganese catalase family protein: protein MFRHVKQLQFTVRVSEPNPGLANLLLEQFGGPQGELAAACRYFTQGLGDDDAGRKEMLMDIATEELSHLEIIGSLVGMLNKGAKGALAEGTESEAELYRSLTQNGNDSHITSLLYGGGPALTNSAGKPWSASYIDTIGEVTADLRSNIAAEARAKIIYERLINVTDDPGVKDALGFLMTREVAHMMSFEKALYSIRNNFPPGKLPPIEQYSNVYYNMSEGDDPRGSWNSDENFEYVANPQPAVDGGDGLITVQLTPEQLAMVKAMSDRTMSDPSVEPVTGFELGTGEPKPKK, encoded by the coding sequence ATGTTTCGTCACGTAAAACAACTGCAATTTACGGTTCGCGTCAGCGAGCCAAACCCGGGTCTCGCCAATCTGCTGCTTGAGCAGTTTGGCGGGCCGCAGGGGGAACTGGCCGCGGCGTGCCGCTACTTCACTCAGGGTCTGGGTGATGATGACGCCGGGCGTAAAGAGATGCTGATGGATATCGCGACCGAAGAGCTCAGCCACCTCGAAATCATTGGTTCACTGGTTGGCATGCTCAACAAAGGCGCAAAAGGCGCGCTGGCGGAAGGCACCGAAAGTGAAGCAGAGCTTTACCGCTCCCTGACGCAGAACGGCAACGATAGCCATATCACTTCCCTGCTTTATGGCGGTGGCCCGGCGCTGACCAACTCTGCGGGTAAACCGTGGTCCGCGTCCTACATCGATACCATCGGCGAAGTGACAGCGGATCTGCGCTCCAATATTGCCGCCGAAGCGCGCGCGAAGATCATCTATGAGCGCTTAATCAACGTCACTGACGATCCGGGCGTGAAAGATGCGCTCGGCTTCCTGATGACCCGCGAAGTGGCGCATATGATGTCGTTTGAAAAAGCGCTCTACTCGATCCGCAACAACTTCCCGCCGGGTAAACTGCCGCCGATTGAGCAGTACAGCAACGTCTACTACAACATGTCGGAAGGTGACGATCCGCGCGGTAGCTGGAACAGCGACGAGAACTTTGAATACGTTGCTAATCCGCAACCGGCGGTTGATGGTGGTGATGGTCTGATCACGGTACAGCTGACGCCAGAACAGCTGGCGATGGTGAAAGCGATGAGCGACCGCACCATGTCTGACCCGTCCGTTGAACCGGTTACCGGTTTTGAACTGGGAACCGGCGAACCGAAGCCGAAAAAGTAA